A window of the Lactobacillus gasseri ATCC 33323 = JCM 1131 genome harbors these coding sequences:
- a CDS encoding sensor histidine kinase: MKLFYQEMLGFLLVIITSIVIIGSSTIHFATIQAYSQSYSRLEGYGTSIGKLALAKDNPRHELDAKFLKNLQVVMEGEDVNLRIFNNKNRQVYPETTMNWALPQKLFKQLKNGKTIRIRNDHEDGRVTSFSNKDPYTSVIVPWRSNGKLVGVIWIGSRVQNVEQMIVREKHNLITALLSSLVIGGLISFILSYYISRKIKLLSSATKKVAQGDFNVHLKHKDTDEIDDLARNFNIMVNALKESNDEIKAQEKRREQFMADAAHEMRTPLTTINGLLEGFEYDAIPEEAKPKSIALMHSETKRLIRLVNENLDYEKIRNNKISLIQSRFNATEVLTNLLTQMKQKAIQKNDKLILDCPSEVEVYADKDRFTQIMVNLVQNALQFTENGKIKISAWRIKHGAQFEIADTGIGMSQKQMKYIFERFYKADPSRAKIGSGESGLGLSIVLSLIKQHGGKIDVDSEPGKGAKFTVTLYDKGYKEFIKD; the protein is encoded by the coding sequence TTGAAACTATTCTACCAAGAAATGTTGGGTTTTTTACTAGTAATTATTACCAGTATTGTAATTATCGGCTCATCCACAATTCACTTTGCAACTATTCAGGCATATTCTCAAAGTTATTCACGTTTAGAAGGATATGGAACGTCAATTGGAAAATTAGCTTTAGCTAAAGATAATCCTAGACATGAATTAGATGCAAAATTTTTAAAGAATTTACAGGTAGTAATGGAAGGCGAAGATGTAAATCTTCGCATTTTTAATAATAAAAATAGGCAAGTTTATCCTGAAACTACAATGAACTGGGCTTTGCCACAGAAATTATTTAAACAATTGAAGAATGGAAAAACTATTCGAATTAGAAATGACCATGAAGATGGACGTGTGACGTCTTTTTCTAATAAGGATCCTTATACCAGTGTAATTGTTCCTTGGCGTAGCAATGGAAAATTGGTTGGAGTTATTTGGATTGGTTCGCGCGTCCAGAATGTTGAACAGATGATTGTACGTGAAAAACATAATCTGATTACAGCATTGCTTAGTTCTCTAGTAATTGGTGGCCTAATTAGCTTTATTTTGTCATATTATATTTCTAGAAAAATCAAACTTTTATCAAGTGCTACTAAAAAGGTCGCTCAAGGTGACTTTAATGTACATTTGAAACACAAAGATACTGACGAAATTGATGACTTGGCACGTAATTTTAATATTATGGTCAACGCATTAAAAGAGTCAAATGACGAAATCAAGGCACAAGAGAAGCGACGAGAGCAATTTATGGCTGACGCTGCCCATGAAATGAGAACGCCTTTAACTACGATTAATGGGCTACTAGAGGGTTTTGAATATGATGCTATTCCTGAAGAGGCAAAGCCAAAATCAATTGCTTTGATGCATAGTGAAACTAAACGATTAATTAGGTTAGTAAATGAAAACTTAGACTACGAAAAAATTAGAAATAATAAAATTAGTCTAATTCAATCTCGATTCAATGCTACCGAGGTCTTAACGAATTTGTTAACTCAGATGAAGCAAAAAGCCATTCAAAAAAATGACAAATTGATTCTTGATTGTCCATCTGAAGTTGAAGTTTATGCAGATAAAGATAGATTTACGCAAATAATGGTAAATTTAGTTCAAAATGCTTTGCAATTTACTGAAAACGGAAAAATTAAAATTTCCGCTTGGAGAATTAAGCATGGAGCCCAGTTCGAGATCGCAGATACTGGAATTGGCATGAGTCAAAAGCAGATGAAGTATATTTTTGAGCGATTTTATAAGGCTGATCCTTCCAGGGCTAAAATTGGGTCTGGAGAATCAGGATTAGGACTCTCTATTGTTTTGTCGCTTATTAAGCAACATGGCGGTAAGATCGATGTTGATTCAGAACCCGGCAAGGGAGCAAAATTTACGGTAACTTTGTATGATAAGGGCTATAAAGAATTTATTAAAGATTAA
- a CDS encoding serine hydrolase domain-containing protein — protein MIEFFKTQHLIESMVSERIVPGVNYAFIKKKQVFTSTVGFASLMPEIEQLSPFALYDLASLTKVLGTTNVFLKLKEEGKLNFTEPLQEFIPEFKDDRIRLSHLLTHTSGIRGWIPNRDELAAPDLLKAIIGLPVTDEFETKMRYADTNFILLGLVLEKIYGLPVQDVIMQEIILPAKLKETTFHPKASDCVPTAYTEQGELLQGIVHDPKARVLGKDCGSAGLFSNLEDLIKMTQAYLGLRHDILPLKQDTLANLFQIETPKNVHPRSWGWDLRFDPVDQHPLIYHTGFTGTFILIDRLNQTAMVVLTNRIHPSGHNHVFLAMREKIVDTFLKENIYKG, from the coding sequence ATGATAGAATTTTTTAAAACTCAGCATTTAATTGAAAGTATGGTTAGTGAACGCATTGTACCAGGGGTAAACTACGCATTTATTAAGAAAAAACAGGTGTTTACATCAACAGTAGGTTTTGCTAGTTTGATGCCTGAGATTGAACAACTTAGTCCATTTGCACTTTATGATTTAGCAAGTTTAACTAAGGTGTTAGGGACTACTAATGTTTTTTTAAAATTAAAAGAAGAGGGTAAACTTAATTTTACTGAGCCACTTCAAGAGTTTATTCCTGAATTTAAAGATGATCGTATTCGCCTTAGTCATTTATTGACGCATACTAGTGGAATTCGTGGTTGGATTCCTAATCGAGATGAACTAGCAGCTCCTGATTTACTAAAAGCAATTATCGGCTTACCAGTTACTGATGAATTTGAAACAAAAATGCGGTATGCAGATACCAATTTTATTTTATTGGGATTGGTACTTGAAAAAATATATGGTTTACCTGTCCAAGATGTAATTATGCAGGAGATTATTTTACCAGCTAAGTTGAAGGAAACAACGTTTCATCCAAAAGCATCTGATTGTGTGCCTACTGCTTATACTGAACAAGGTGAGTTACTGCAAGGAATTGTACATGATCCTAAAGCACGTGTACTGGGTAAGGATTGTGGGTCAGCTGGCTTATTTTCAAACTTAGAAGATCTAATAAAAATGACGCAGGCTTATTTAGGACTACGTCATGATATTCTACCTTTAAAGCAGGATACATTAGCTAACTTATTTCAAATTGAAACACCTAAAAACGTACATCCTCGTTCTTGGGGATGGGATTTACGCTTTGATCCAGTTGATCAGCATCCACTTATTTATCACACAGGTTTTACTGGTACTTTTATCTTAATTGATCGCCTTAATCAAACTGCGATGGTTGTTTTAACTAATCGAATTCATCCTAGTGGACATAATCATGTCTTTCTAGCGATGAGAGAAAAAATAGTTGATACTTTTCTAAAAGAAAATATTTATAAAGGCTAA
- a CDS encoding response regulator transcription factor has protein sequence MLKILMVEDDNSVAEMMKMFFSKEQWEVDIAKDGIEAVEMFKAHPDSYDIVTLDLNLPRKDGMEVAKEIRAISLSIPIIMLTARDSETDQILGLGIGADEYVTKPFSPLALIARIKALYRRSRIEKDMHASNGVKYDVITKHLKISKDRREVRFDDNIVEGLTPKEFDLLYTMAQKPKQVFSRDKLLELVWGYEFFGEERTVDAHIKKLRQKLEKAGPQVVQTVWGVGYKFDDSEV, from the coding sequence ATGCTAAAGATATTAATGGTTGAAGATGACAATTCTGTTGCAGAAATGATGAAGATGTTCTTCAGTAAAGAACAATGGGAAGTAGATATAGCTAAGGATGGTATAGAAGCTGTTGAGATGTTTAAAGCGCATCCAGATTCTTATGACATTGTAACGTTAGATCTTAACTTACCTAGAAAGGATGGAATGGAAGTAGCTAAAGAAATAAGGGCTATTTCTCTTTCAATACCAATCATTATGTTAACTGCACGTGACTCAGAAACTGATCAAATTTTGGGTTTGGGCATTGGTGCAGATGAATATGTTACTAAACCATTCAGTCCATTAGCACTAATTGCCCGCATTAAAGCTTTATATCGAAGAAGTCGTATAGAAAAAGATATGCATGCTTCTAATGGCGTAAAGTATGATGTAATTACTAAGCATCTAAAGATTTCAAAAGATCGAAGAGAAGTGCGCTTTGATGATAATATTGTTGAAGGCTTAACTCCAAAGGAATTTGACTTACTTTACACGATGGCTCAAAAACCAAAACAAGTTTTTTCAAGAGATAAGCTTTTAGAATTAGTTTGGGGATATGAATTCTTTGGCGAAGAAAGAACTGTTGATGCTCATATCAAAAAATTACGGCAAAAACTAGAAAAAGCTGGTCCTCAAGTGGTGCAAACAGTTTGGGGCGTGGGTTATAAGTTTGACGATTCTGAGGTATAG
- the manA gene encoding mannose-6-phosphate isomerase, class I, whose product MEPLFLTPYFRPKIWGGRKLNTVLGYDIPDGKVGEAWVISGYKDDASTVNAGPLKGKTLREVYLEHPELFGNPKAKEFPLLVKFLDANDNLSVQVHPDDEYARIHENDSGKTESWYVLHAEPGAKLVYGHNATSKEELEDWIKNGKWSKLLRYVPVKEGDFLYVPSGTVHALTKGIMVIETQQSSDVTYRLYDWDRVDKKTGKKRELHIKQSLDTIQVPHKDPKLKITSETLGDAKITTLAQPPMSPHFYLWQIDVDGSFDWSLNDHPYLLVSVIKGKGKFIADGKEYNIKLGTNFIIPNEMKNFSFSGDLRLVISAPGKE is encoded by the coding sequence ATGGAACCATTATTTTTAACACCATATTTCAGACCCAAAATTTGGGGTGGACGTAAGTTAAATACAGTTTTAGGATATGATATTCCAGATGGAAAAGTTGGAGAAGCTTGGGTAATATCTGGATACAAAGATGACGCTTCGACAGTTAATGCCGGTCCATTAAAAGGAAAGACGTTAAGAGAAGTATATTTAGAGCATCCAGAATTATTTGGTAATCCCAAGGCTAAGGAATTTCCACTATTAGTTAAATTCTTAGATGCAAATGATAATTTGTCTGTTCAAGTACACCCAGATGACGAATACGCTAGAATTCATGAAAATGATTCTGGAAAAACTGAAAGTTGGTATGTGCTTCATGCCGAACCTGGTGCTAAACTTGTCTATGGGCACAATGCAACTAGTAAAGAAGAACTAGAAGATTGGATCAAAAATGGAAAGTGGTCGAAGCTTTTACGTTATGTACCAGTGAAAGAAGGAGACTTTTTATATGTACCTTCTGGAACGGTTCACGCATTAACTAAAGGAATTATGGTTATTGAAACACAACAATCAAGTGATGTAACCTATAGATTGTATGATTGGGACCGAGTAGATAAGAAAACTGGTAAAAAGAGAGAGTTGCATATTAAACAATCTCTTGATACTATTCAAGTACCACATAAAGATCCGAAGCTGAAAATTACATCTGAAACATTGGGAGATGCAAAGATTACTACTTTAGCTCAACCACCAATGTCACCGCATTTTTATTTATGGCAGATCGATGTTGATGGGAGTTTTGATTGGAGTCTAAATGATCATCCTTATCTTTTAGTATCTGTAATTAAAGGTAAAGGTAAGTTTATTGCTGACGGTAAAGAATATAATATCAAATTGGGTACTAATTTTATTATTCCTAATGAGATGAAGAACTTTAGTTTTAGCGGTGACTTACGTTTAGTAATTTCAGCTCCTGGTAAAGAATAA
- a CDS encoding VanZ family protein gives MLFLQPLYEYIYHHYAAHINHFALIKLILYSLDKTIFYFIIFAIIRLCWLLFIRHRRTLKSEACVWLFSFYVILLLMLTVFRDTYFPWQLTFNFHRNLGDINLVFMKETLKLTQGQSMLDFFYNSLGNILWFIPFGLLFPKIIQKKSMLLTIFFGGCLSVCIEGLQFILETGVSDIDDVFFNVCGTIIGFIIYRIIYRFL, from the coding sequence ATGCTTTTTTTACAACCCTTATATGAATATATCTATCATCATTATGCAGCACATATTAATCATTTTGCCCTAATTAAGTTAATTTTGTATAGCTTAGATAAGACAATTTTTTATTTTATTATCTTTGCAATTATTCGTTTATGTTGGCTCTTATTTATAAGACATCGAAGGACTTTGAAATCAGAAGCATGCGTTTGGCTTTTTAGTTTTTATGTCATTTTATTATTGATGCTTACGGTATTTAGAGACACATATTTTCCATGGCAGTTAACTTTTAATTTCCATCGCAATTTAGGTGATATTAATCTAGTATTTATGAAAGAAACGCTTAAGTTAACTCAGGGACAGAGTATGCTGGATTTCTTCTATAATTCACTTGGAAATATTCTATGGTTCATTCCATTCGGTTTATTATTTCCAAAAATTATCCAGAAAAAAAGCATGCTTTTAACGATTTTTTTCGGTGGCTGTCTTTCAGTTTGTATTGAGGGATTACAATTTATTCTTGAAACTGGTGTAAGTGATATAGACGATGTCTTTTTCAATGTTTGCGGTACGATAATTGGTTTTATAATATATCGAATTATTTATCGATTCTTATAA
- a CDS encoding glucose-6-phosphate isomerase, which produces MSKVVHFDASKLTPFVHENELKEMQAMVTAADQELREGTGAGSDFRGWIDLPINYDKDEFDRIKKAAKKIQNDSEVLVGIGIGGSYLGAQASIEFLNSSFYGREKEKYPTVVFCGNSLSGSYLYDLLEWLGDKDFSINIISKSGTTTEPSIAFRVLKDKLIKKYGKEEAAKRIYATTDRAKGALKTEADAEGYEEFVVPDDIGGRFSVLSAVGLLPIAVAGGDIDAMMKGAADARAAYTDPDVSKDNPYQYAALRNILYRKGYTTELLENYEPSLRMFGEWWKQLMGESEGKDQKGIYPSSANFTTDLHSLGQYIQEGRRNLMETVIRVESPEHDVTIPDDKENLDQLNFLSGKTMNYVNDRAYEGVVLAHTDGGVPVMTVDIENQSAHTLGYLIYWFELAVGISGYLNGINPFNQPGVESYKRNMFGLLNKPGYEDLHDDLTKRLK; this is translated from the coding sequence ATGAGTAAAGTTGTTCACTTTGATGCAAGTAAATTAACTCCGTTTGTTCATGAAAATGAATTAAAGGAAATGCAAGCAATGGTAACTGCTGCAGATCAAGAATTACGCGAAGGTACTGGCGCAGGTAGTGACTTCCGTGGTTGGATTGATTTACCAATTAATTACGATAAAGACGAATTTGACCGTATTAAAAAAGCAGCTAAGAAGATTCAAAATGATTCTGAAGTTTTAGTTGGTATTGGTATCGGTGGTTCTTACCTTGGTGCCCAAGCTTCAATTGAATTTTTAAACAGTTCTTTTTATGGTAGAGAAAAAGAAAAGTACCCAACTGTTGTATTTTGTGGTAACTCTCTTTCAGGTTCATACCTCTATGACTTACTTGAATGGTTAGGAGATAAGGACTTTTCAATTAATATTATTTCTAAGTCTGGTACTACTACTGAACCTTCAATTGCTTTCCGTGTCTTGAAGGATAAGTTAATCAAGAAGTATGGTAAAGAAGAAGCTGCTAAGAGAATTTATGCAACTACTGACCGCGCTAAGGGTGCATTAAAGACTGAAGCTGATGCAGAAGGTTACGAAGAATTCGTAGTTCCAGATGATATTGGTGGTCGTTTCTCAGTATTATCAGCTGTTGGTTTGCTCCCAATTGCTGTAGCTGGTGGAGATATTGATGCAATGATGAAGGGTGCTGCAGATGCACGTGCTGCATACACTGATCCAGATGTATCAAAGGATAATCCATATCAATATGCTGCTCTTCGTAACATTCTTTATCGTAAGGGCTATACTACTGAATTACTTGAAAACTATGAACCATCATTAAGAATGTTTGGTGAATGGTGGAAGCAATTAATGGGTGAATCTGAAGGTAAAGATCAAAAGGGTATTTACCCATCTAGTGCTAACTTCACCACTGATCTTCACTCACTTGGTCAATACATCCAAGAAGGTCGTCGTAATTTAATGGAAACTGTTATTCGTGTTGAAAGTCCAGAACATGATGTTACTATTCCAGACGATAAAGAAAACTTAGATCAATTAAACTTCTTATCAGGTAAGACGATGAACTACGTAAACGATCGTGCATATGAAGGTGTAGTTTTAGCTCATACTGATGGTGGAGTACCAGTTATGACTGTTGATATTGAAAATCAATCAGCTCACACTTTAGGTTACTTAATTTACTGGTTCGAATTAGCTGTAGGTATTTCAGGTTACTTGAACGGTATTAACCCATTTAACCAACCAGGTGTTGAAAGTTACAAGAGAAACATGTTTGGTCTTTTGAACAAGCCTGGTTATGAAGACTTACATGATGATTTGACTAAACGTTTAAAATAA
- a CDS encoding SdpI family protein: protein MIYIGCGVIMFVIGVIWLIAPSPNPNQVYGYMSYLASVNETSYKYAQKVARNYFMIFGLVQFLLGLGIHFLHWDRYFLIWLLTFYLFILAPIILTEKKLQAFLRARHELPHDYIEPDKIKHTRVKGFKDK, encoded by the coding sequence ATGATATATATTGGTTGCGGGGTAATAATGTTTGTAATCGGAGTCATTTGGCTGATCGCTCCTTCACCTAATCCGAATCAAGTTTATGGATATATGTCGTATTTGGCTTCAGTTAATGAAACAAGTTACAAGTATGCGCAAAAAGTTGCACGAAATTATTTCATGATTTTTGGCTTAGTTCAATTTCTATTGGGATTAGGAATTCATTTCTTACACTGGGATCGCTATTTCTTGATCTGGTTGCTTACTTTTTATTTGTTTATTTTGGCTCCGATAATCTTAACTGAGAAAAAATTGCAGGCTTTCTTACGTGCCCGGCATGAATTACCACATGATTATATTGAACCAGATAAAATTAAACATACTAGAGTAAAAGGATTTAAGGATAAATAA
- a CDS encoding LTA synthase family protein: protein MNKVKRNFWQTRIGFLTVLTLCFWAKYMYAAYFDFKLGLSDPYQHFIVWLTPLGTCIIILSLGLYFSKPLISYIAMLVLDTINTILLFANVIYYRQFSDFLTSKTIQNTGKVSQGLGKSTVALLHPSDILLWLDLIIIIILLIIKVIKIDPRKYGFKRPFAVSSFGVFMLTLNMFLAETSRPRLLRNTFDRSYVVKYLGIDTYSVYDLLKSAQSNQVKKNANAEDINQVLAFTKKHYANANPEYFGKAKGKNVIVLHLESFQQFLIGLKINGQEVTPFLNSLYHSKDTVSFSNFYHQVGLGRTSDAENMLETGTYGISDGSLFSSLGSENTFQGAPQILRQTGYTSAVFHGNTGTFWNRNEVYKNLGYNYFFDANYFSQKKNDKIGYGLKDKLLFGESIKYLEQIQQPFYVKYLTVTNHIPFQLDQEDKDNNFTTTDTSNTTINNYFETAHYLDQSIKEFFDYLKKSGLDKNTMVILYGDHYGVGSSDDELSALAPVLGKDFNKWTSYDTAELQKVPFMIHMDGIKGKVDNKISGEIDVLPTLLHLLGISNKNYIQFGQDLFSKQYRQVVVFRNGTIITPKYVIIGGKGTKGTVYNQQTGEKITKFNKKQKDEINKLTSYGRTSLHYSDLLNNHNLLRFYTPAGFIPTNPTEFDYKVNYQKMLTLRKQLGNKSTSLYSQHKGSTTDLYDTDASEIDKDEINKVPENIQSATSDKSKSHQDNAPKKDNLEK from the coding sequence GTGAATAAAGTAAAACGTAATTTTTGGCAAACCAGAATTGGATTCTTAACAGTCCTTACACTTTGCTTTTGGGCAAAATATATGTATGCGGCTTATTTTGATTTTAAGCTTGGTTTAAGCGATCCATACCAGCATTTTATTGTCTGGTTAACCCCGCTTGGTACATGTATCATTATCCTTAGCTTAGGACTTTATTTTTCTAAACCATTAATTTCATACATTGCCATGCTGGTTTTAGATACAATAAATACAATTTTGCTCTTTGCAAATGTAATTTATTATCGTCAATTCTCAGATTTTTTAACCAGTAAAACCATCCAAAATACCGGTAAAGTATCACAGGGACTAGGTAAAAGTACTGTTGCCTTACTGCATCCTAGTGATATCCTTCTCTGGCTTGACCTAATAATAATTATTATCTTATTAATTATAAAAGTTATCAAAATTGATCCACGTAAGTATGGCTTTAAGCGACCATTTGCAGTTTCATCATTCGGAGTTTTTATGTTAACTTTGAACATGTTCTTAGCTGAAACTTCGCGTCCGCGTTTGTTAAGAAACACTTTTGATCGCTCTTATGTAGTTAAATATTTAGGAATTGATACTTATTCAGTATACGATCTTTTAAAAAGTGCGCAGTCAAATCAAGTTAAGAAAAACGCTAATGCCGAAGATATTAATCAGGTATTGGCTTTCACTAAAAAGCATTACGCTAATGCCAATCCAGAATATTTTGGAAAAGCTAAGGGTAAAAATGTCATTGTCTTACACCTCGAAAGTTTCCAGCAATTTTTAATTGGTTTAAAAATTAATGGTCAGGAAGTCACGCCATTCCTTAACTCGCTTTACCATAGTAAAGATACAGTCAGCTTTAGCAACTTCTATCATCAAGTAGGCTTAGGCAGAACTAGCGATGCTGAGAACATGCTTGAAACTGGAACATACGGTATTTCAGATGGTTCGCTTTTCTCTTCTTTAGGGTCTGAAAATACATTTCAAGGTGCTCCACAAATTCTTCGCCAAACTGGCTATACCTCAGCTGTTTTTCATGGCAATACTGGAACATTTTGGAATCGAAATGAAGTATACAAAAATCTCGGCTATAACTACTTCTTTGATGCAAATTACTTTTCACAAAAGAAAAATGACAAAATTGGATATGGTCTAAAAGATAAATTATTATTTGGTGAAAGTATCAAGTACCTTGAACAAATACAGCAGCCCTTTTACGTTAAATATCTAACCGTTACTAACCACATCCCATTCCAGTTAGACCAAGAAGATAAAGACAATAACTTTACTACTACCGATACTTCAAATACAACAATCAACAACTACTTCGAGACAGCTCATTATCTTGATCAATCAATCAAAGAATTTTTTGATTATCTAAAAAAGAGTGGTCTTGACAAAAACACCATGGTCATTCTCTATGGTGACCATTATGGTGTGGGTAGCTCAGATGACGAATTATCTGCCTTAGCTCCTGTTCTAGGCAAAGATTTCAACAAGTGGACATCCTATGACACAGCTGAACTTCAAAAAGTTCCATTCATGATACATATGGATGGAATCAAGGGTAAAGTAGATAATAAAATCAGTGGTGAAATTGATGTGCTTCCAACTCTACTGCATCTTTTAGGAATTTCAAATAAAAATTATATTCAATTTGGACAAGACTTATTTTCTAAACAATACCGTCAAGTCGTTGTCTTTAGAAATGGCACAATAATTACTCCTAAATACGTAATTATTGGTGGTAAAGGAACTAAAGGGACAGTTTACAACCAACAAACTGGAGAAAAAATTACCAAATTTAATAAAAAGCAAAAAGATGAAATCAATAAATTAACTAGCTATGGGCGTACTTCACTCCACTATTCAGATTTATTGAACAATCATAATCTTTTGCGCTTCTACACTCCTGCTGGCTTTATTCCGACAAATCCAACTGAGTTCGACTATAAAGTCAATTATCAAAAAATGCTGACATTACGAAAACAACTTGGTAACAAATCTACCTCTCTCTATTCTCAACATAAGGGTTCAACTACCGACCTTTATGACACAGATGCCTCTGAAATTGATAAAGATGAAATCAACAAGGTTCCTGAAAACATTCAGTCTGCAACAAGTGATAAAAGTAAAAGCCATCAGGACAATGCTCCTAAAAAAGATAATCTAGAAAAATAA